The following coding sequences lie in one Rhizobium rhododendri genomic window:
- the otsB gene encoding trehalose-phosphatase, whose translation MSEQIQPATEATVAAVMESTALSALAAHPSEWALFLDIDGTLVDLAETPSSITVPSSLPYDLDALSKKLGGALALVTGRSLSFVDPLFYPFQFPVAGLHGAERRDAAGNVQRVTVTPAFTEMKRCMTEEASQWPGVLVEDKGAAVAAHYRLAPECQHLVEAMMERYFREAGPEWSLQRGKMVVEIRPARAGKGDAVTAFLSEAPFKGRRAFAAGDDFTDEAMFRTVNRIGGQSLFIGLDSVETQARNRVASPAILRQILAQLAS comes from the coding sequence ATGTCTGAGCAAATACAACCCGCAACCGAAGCGACCGTTGCGGCGGTGATGGAAAGCACAGCCCTTTCGGCTTTGGCAGCCCATCCCTCCGAATGGGCGCTTTTTCTCGATATCGACGGCACGCTTGTCGATCTGGCGGAAACGCCGAGTTCGATCACCGTCCCCTCCTCCCTTCCCTACGATCTCGATGCGCTGTCGAAAAAACTTGGCGGCGCGCTGGCACTGGTAACCGGCAGATCGCTATCGTTCGTCGATCCGCTATTCTATCCATTCCAGTTCCCCGTTGCCGGCCTCCACGGAGCGGAGCGGCGCGACGCTGCCGGCAATGTCCAGCGGGTCACCGTCACCCCGGCCTTTACCGAAATGAAGCGCTGCATGACCGAAGAGGCAAGCCAGTGGCCCGGCGTCCTCGTCGAGGACAAGGGTGCTGCAGTGGCTGCACACTACCGGCTTGCCCCGGAATGCCAGCATCTGGTTGAAGCCATGATGGAGCGCTACTTCCGGGAAGCCGGGCCTGAGTGGTCGCTGCAGCGCGGCAAGATGGTCGTTGAAATCCGCCCGGCGCGCGCCGGCAAGGGCGATGCAGTCACCGCGTTCCTGAGCGAGGCGCCTTTCAAGGGAAGGCGCGCCTTTGCGGCCGGCGACGATTTTACCGACGAGGCAATGTTTCGCACCGTCAATCGCATCGGCGGGCAATCGCTGTTCATCGGCCTCGACAGCGTCGAGACCCAGGCACGCAACCGCGTCGCCTCTCCGGCCATTCTTCGCCAGATTCTGGCACAGCTTGCGTCCTGA
- the otsA gene encoding alpha,alpha-trehalose-phosphate synthase (UDP-forming) translates to MGRLIIVSNRVPVPEKGGAAPAGGLAVALKIALEAQGGVWMGWSGNSSGDAEPGPLTMNEQGKITYALTDLTDTDVEEYYHGFANRVLWPICHYRLDLAEYGRKEMAGYFRVNRFFAHRLAPLIQPDDIIWVHDYHLIPLAAELRQMGFKNKIGFFLHIPWPPADVIFTMPVHEEIMRGLSHYDLVGFQTDHDLENFAGCLRREGIGDELGKGLFSAHGRTFKGGYYSIGIETAAFAEFATKAATNVMVRKARQSVEGRDLIIGVDRLDYSKGITQRIDAFERFITADAAHQGKVTYLQITPKSRSEVPEYEQMQRMVAEQAGRVNGAISTVDWVPIRYINRSIPRTVLAGLYRLAKIGLVTPLRDGMNLVAKEYVAAQDPENPGVLVLSRFAGAARELYGAIIVNPYDVEATANAIARALEMPLEERRQRWQGMMTHLLEHDVVRWCDDFLKDLTEQDEAA, encoded by the coding sequence ATGGGCCGTCTTATCATTGTCTCCAACCGTGTTCCCGTGCCCGAAAAGGGCGGCGCCGCACCGGCAGGCGGCCTCGCGGTTGCCCTGAAGATTGCGCTCGAAGCACAGGGTGGCGTCTGGATGGGCTGGTCCGGCAATTCCAGCGGCGATGCCGAGCCAGGCCCTCTGACCATGAACGAGCAGGGCAAAATCACCTACGCGCTCACAGATCTGACTGATACCGACGTCGAGGAATATTATCACGGCTTTGCCAATCGTGTTCTTTGGCCGATCTGCCATTATCGGCTCGATCTGGCCGAATACGGACGCAAGGAGATGGCCGGGTATTTCCGCGTCAACCGCTTCTTTGCGCATCGGCTGGCGCCGCTGATCCAGCCGGACGACATCATCTGGGTCCACGATTACCATCTCATCCCGCTGGCTGCAGAGCTGCGCCAGATGGGGTTCAAGAACAAGATCGGCTTCTTCCTGCACATCCCATGGCCGCCGGCCGATGTGATTTTCACCATGCCGGTGCATGAGGAAATCATGCGCGGGCTCTCTCACTACGATCTTGTCGGCTTCCAGACCGACCATGACCTCGAGAACTTCGCCGGCTGCCTGCGTCGGGAAGGCATTGGCGACGAACTCGGCAAAGGCCTGTTCAGCGCGCACGGACGGACATTCAAGGGCGGGTATTACTCGATTGGCATTGAGACTGCAGCCTTTGCCGAATTCGCGACCAAGGCGGCCACCAACGTCATGGTCCGCAAGGCGCGACAAAGCGTCGAAGGCCGCGATCTGATCATCGGCGTTGACCGGCTGGATTACTCGAAGGGCATTACCCAGCGTATCGACGCATTCGAACGTTTCATCACCGCCGACGCCGCTCATCAGGGCAAGGTCACCTATCTGCAGATCACCCCGAAATCGCGCTCGGAAGTGCCTGAATACGAGCAGATGCAGCGCATGGTCGCCGAGCAGGCCGGCCGCGTAAACGGTGCCATCAGCACGGTGGACTGGGTGCCGATCCGCTACATCAACCGTTCGATCCCGCGCACAGTGCTAGCCGGCCTCTATCGGCTTGCAAAGATCGGCCTCGTCACGCCGCTGCGCGACGGAATGAACCTCGTTGCGAAGGAATATGTTGCCGCGCAGGATCCTGAAAATCCCGGCGTGCTGGTGTTGTCCCGCTTCGCCGGCGCCGCGCGGGAACTCTATGGTGCAATCATCGTCAACCCCTACGACGTCGAGGCGACAGCCAATGCCATAGCGAGGGCCCTGGAGATGCCGCTCGAGGAGCGTCGCCAGCGCTGGCAAGGCATGATGACGCATCTGCTCGAGCACGACGTCGTGCGCTGGTGCGACGATTTCCTGAAGGATCTTACCGAGCAAGACGAAGCCGCCTGA
- a CDS encoding CynX/NimT family MFS transporter — MLVDAEIDDAPQPIASAKGSRLLLGISLVLIAFNLRGLFSSASALLPEIRSTFDLSATGASLLTTVPVLCLGLFSPLAPRLAQRMGAERALLAILFLLTLGIALRGLGSIPLMFIGTGLAGACIAVGNVLLPGLVKRDFADKAALMTGLYTMALCASAACGAGLSLPAERLFGGSTGAALAVWAVPALATALLWLPQAMSTKSRARKTAFRVEGLWRDPLAWQVTLFMGLQSALAYSVFGWLAPILRERGLDGITAGGIVSASVMVQAASCLFMPHLAVRGKDQRIINVALCLFAVGGLLGLLFAPLSTVWLWAVLQGIGQGGLIAVAMTVIVLRSPDAHIAAHLSGMAQCVGYLLAAIGPLIVGLIRSWTGSFGPCAILFVAIGLIAAVNGWGAGRSKYVRSKSVPLAT, encoded by the coding sequence ATGCTGGTTGACGCCGAAATCGACGATGCTCCGCAGCCGATCGCAAGCGCCAAGGGCTCGCGTCTGCTGCTTGGCATCAGCCTGGTACTGATCGCCTTCAATCTGCGCGGACTGTTTTCGAGCGCATCGGCGCTGCTGCCGGAGATCCGCAGTACATTCGACCTGTCGGCAACAGGCGCCAGCCTGCTGACCACCGTGCCGGTCCTCTGCCTCGGCCTGTTTTCGCCGCTGGCGCCGAGACTGGCGCAACGCATGGGCGCCGAACGGGCGCTGCTCGCTATCCTTTTCCTGCTGACGCTCGGCATTGCCCTGCGCGGACTGGGCTCGATCCCGCTCATGTTTATCGGCACGGGGCTGGCTGGTGCCTGCATCGCCGTTGGCAACGTTCTCCTGCCGGGCCTTGTCAAGCGCGACTTCGCGGACAAGGCGGCGCTGATGACGGGCCTCTATACCATGGCGCTCTGCGCCAGTGCAGCCTGTGGCGCAGGCCTCAGCCTACCGGCCGAACGCCTTTTCGGCGGATCCACAGGCGCTGCTCTTGCCGTCTGGGCCGTGCCCGCACTGGCGACCGCTTTGCTGTGGTTGCCGCAGGCGATGTCGACGAAGAGCCGAGCGCGCAAGACGGCGTTTCGCGTCGAGGGGCTCTGGCGCGATCCGCTGGCGTGGCAGGTGACGTTGTTCATGGGTCTGCAGTCGGCGCTGGCCTACAGCGTATTCGGCTGGCTGGCCCCCATCCTGCGGGAACGGGGCCTGGACGGCATCACTGCCGGGGGTATCGTTTCGGCATCGGTCATGGTGCAGGCTGCCTCATGCCTTTTCATGCCGCATCTGGCTGTACGCGGCAAAGACCAGCGGATCATCAACGTTGCACTTTGCCTTTTTGCGGTCGGCGGATTGCTCGGGCTCTTGTTCGCGCCGCTGTCGACCGTCTGGCTCTGGGCTGTGCTGCAGGGTATCGGTCAGGGCGGATTGATTGCGGTTGCCATGACGGTTATCGTTCTTCGATCGCCGGATGCCCACATCGCCGCCCATCTCTCCGGCATGGCGCAATGCGTCGGCTATCTGCTCGCCGCTATCGGGCCTCTGATCGTCGGCCTGATCCGGAGCTGGACCGGAAGTTTCGGCCCCTGCGCTATCCTGTTCGTGGCTATCGGGCTCATCGCGGCCGTCAACGGCTGGGGTGCCGGCAGGTCGAAATATGTGCGATCGAAGAGCGTGCCGCTGGCTACGTGA
- a CDS encoding FadR/GntR family transcriptional regulator, whose product MQPLPRSNLAETAANIIRGEIRANRWSVGEKLPNETALSAMLSVSRGTIREAVRVLVSQGYLETRQGSGTYLRSAIDRTDILDMARRASLRDRFEARCALDVEGARLAALRHTPAVIANLRELLALRGTHQGRGDTGFIARDLAFHQAVIAASGNDAMIDIYAFFSASIQQTIEASIGDDVPEPDHLAHAAIVDAIETGDPDKADASVRSFMAPVIAALDRSLFS is encoded by the coding sequence ATGCAACCTCTCCCCCGAAGCAACCTCGCCGAGACCGCGGCCAACATCATACGCGGTGAAATCCGCGCCAATCGTTGGTCTGTGGGCGAAAAGCTGCCAAACGAGACCGCGCTTTCGGCGATGCTGTCGGTCAGCCGGGGCACGATCCGCGAGGCGGTGCGCGTTCTCGTCTCGCAGGGATACCTCGAAACGCGGCAGGGATCCGGCACTTACCTGCGCTCGGCCATCGACAGGACCGATATTCTCGACATGGCGCGGCGCGCGAGCCTGCGCGACCGGTTCGAGGCGCGATGCGCGCTGGATGTCGAAGGTGCGCGGCTGGCAGCACTCCGGCATACGCCGGCAGTCATTGCCAACCTGCGCGAGTTGCTGGCTTTGCGCGGCACCCATCAGGGAAGGGGCGATACCGGATTTATCGCCCGTGACCTCGCCTTTCACCAGGCTGTCATCGCCGCCTCCGGCAATGATGCGATGATCGACATCTATGCCTTCTTCTCGGCCTCGATCCAGCAGACCATCGAGGCCAGCATAGGCGACGACGTGCCGGAACCCGATCATCTGGCCCATGCAGCGATTGTCGACGCCATCGAGACCGGCGACCCCGACAAGGCCGATGCATCGGTGCGGAGTTTCATGGCACCCGTGATTGCCGCTCTCGATCGGAGCCTGTTCTCGTGA
- a CDS encoding pirin family protein, whose amino-acid sequence MSIRPVKYESVATPTMEGAGVKLHRVFGFGDPSLTDPFLMMDDFRNDVPSDYIRGFPWHPHRGIETITYVLAGTVEHGDSLGNRGDLNAGDIQWMTAGSGIMHQEMPKGDFAGRMQGFQLWANLPSALKMTAPRYQDVKSTDIPLVIDNDGTAVRIICGNFWGKAGPVDGVAAEPIYLDVSVPPGVRKRLPVDTYRNAFAYIFAGSGTFRDASRPFGIRIEKEVDGEELNIRDMSGNRTLVVFDSGDEVTVQAGDEGIRFLLVSGKPIQEPVAWHGPIVMNSREEIMQAMKELQNGTFIKAAH is encoded by the coding sequence ATGTCCATCCGTCCCGTCAAATATGAAAGCGTGGCCACGCCGACCATGGAGGGCGCGGGCGTCAAGCTGCATCGCGTCTTCGGCTTCGGAGATCCTTCGCTCACCGACCCCTTCCTGATGATGGACGACTTCCGCAACGATGTGCCGAGCGATTACATCAGGGGCTTTCCCTGGCATCCGCATCGCGGCATCGAGACGATCACCTACGTGCTGGCGGGCACGGTGGAGCACGGTGACAGCCTCGGAAATCGCGGCGACCTCAATGCCGGCGACATCCAGTGGATGACGGCTGGCAGCGGCATCATGCATCAGGAAATGCCGAAGGGCGACTTTGCCGGGCGCATGCAAGGTTTCCAGCTCTGGGCGAACCTGCCGTCGGCGTTGAAAATGACCGCGCCGCGTTATCAGGACGTCAAATCGACGGACATTCCCCTCGTGATCGACAATGACGGCACGGCTGTCCGGATCATCTGCGGAAACTTCTGGGGCAAGGCCGGACCGGTCGATGGCGTTGCAGCCGAGCCGATCTATCTTGATGTCTCGGTCCCACCCGGCGTCAGGAAACGGCTGCCGGTGGACACCTATCGCAACGCATTTGCCTATATTTTTGCCGGTTCCGGCACCTTCAGGGATGCCTCCAGGCCGTTTGGCATCCGCATTGAAAAGGAAGTCGACGGCGAAGAACTGAACATTCGCGACATGTCCGGCAATAGAACGCTGGTGGTGTTCGACAGCGGCGATGAAGTTACCGTGCAGGCAGGTGACGAGGGCATCCGCTTCCTTCTGGTTTCCGGCAAACCGATACAGGAACCCGTCGCCTGGCATGGGCCGATCGTCATGAATAGCCGTGAGGAAATCATGCAGGCGATGAAGGAACTGCAAAACGGCACGTTTATCAAGGCCGCTCACTGA